In a genomic window of Lycium ferocissimum isolate CSIRO_LF1 chromosome 9, AGI_CSIRO_Lferr_CH_V1, whole genome shotgun sequence:
- the LOC132029660 gene encoding uncharacterized protein LOC132029660 isoform X1 has translation MEKNSREGLLLRSGHHQKETKSGATTSSDFVLQWGNRKRLRCMKVQNKNNSHHNNNNNNNDSADSVAVQRTGRVDRRVVRSDLNKDSSNQQPATTNTAAGASSNGYLNLRQRAASPSHRILRNSENSIGMRERSNGLRGMASPDKVGGAHDKRGSAHVNHHHHQNGKTNNDDASNHQQGGSASSETAHDSKKGCGGSSSGSEAVPMVWPPKFVIGLTNKEKEEDFMAIKGSKLPQRPKKRAKFIQRTLNLISPGAWLCDLSLERYEVREKKVSKKRPRGLKAMGNMESDSE, from the exons ATGGAGAAGAATTCAAGAGAGGGATTATTATTGAGATCAGGTCATCATCAAAAGGAAACAAAGTCAGGTGCAACGACGTCGTCTGATTTCGTGTTACAGTGGGGGAACCGGAAAAGACTTCGGTGCATGAAGGTACAGAATAAGAATAATAgtcaccacaacaacaataataataacaatgacTCTGCCGATTCGGTGGCGGTGCAGAGAACGGGTCGGGTCGATCGTCGGGTTGTGAGATCCGATCTAAACAAGGACTCAAGCAATCAACAACCCGCTACCACTAACACTGCAGCCGGGGCTAGTAGTAACGGTTATTTGAATCTCCGGCAAAGAGCGGCGTCTCCTTCTCATCGAATTCTCAg GAATTCGGAGAATTCAATTGGGATGAGAGAAAGGAGCAACGGGTTAAGAGGAATGGCATCACCAGACAAAGTGGGTGGTGCTCACGATAAGCGAGGGAGTGCGCACGttaaccaccaccaccaccaaaacgGTAAGAccaataatgatgatgctagcaACCACCAACAGGGTGGGTCTGCATCATCGGAAACTGCGCATGATAGCAAGAAAGGATGTGGTGGGTCGTCATCAGGAAGTGAGGCGGTTCCGATGGTGTGGCCACCGAAGTTTGTGATAGGGTTAACAAacaaggagaaagaagaggatTTCATGGCTATCAAAGGCTCTAAGCTACCTCAACGACCCAAGAAAAGAGCCAAGTTCATTCAACGTACCCTCAAT CTGATAAGTCCAGGGGCATGGCTATGTGATTTGTCCTTGGAGCGATATGAAGTTAGAGAGAAGAAAGTATCCAAGAAG AGACCAAGAGGGCTCAAAGCAATGGGAAACATGGAATCTGACTCGGAGTAG
- the LOC132029660 gene encoding uncharacterized protein LOC132029660 isoform X2 yields the protein MEKNSREGLLLRSGHHQKETKSGATTSSDFVLQWGNRKRLRCMKRTGRVDRRVVRSDLNKDSSNQQPATTNTAAGASSNGYLNLRQRAASPSHRILRNSENSIGMRERSNGLRGMASPDKVGGAHDKRGSAHVNHHHHQNGKTNNDDASNHQQGGSASSETAHDSKKGCGGSSSGSEAVPMVWPPKFVIGLTNKEKEEDFMAIKGSKLPQRPKKRAKFIQRTLNLISPGAWLCDLSLERYEVREKKVSKKRPRGLKAMGNMESDSE from the exons ATGGAGAAGAATTCAAGAGAGGGATTATTATTGAGATCAGGTCATCATCAAAAGGAAACAAAGTCAGGTGCAACGACGTCGTCTGATTTCGTGTTACAGTGGGGGAACCGGAAAAGACTTCGGTGCATGAAG AGAACGGGTCGGGTCGATCGTCGGGTTGTGAGATCCGATCTAAACAAGGACTCAAGCAATCAACAACCCGCTACCACTAACACTGCAGCCGGGGCTAGTAGTAACGGTTATTTGAATCTCCGGCAAAGAGCGGCGTCTCCTTCTCATCGAATTCTCAg GAATTCGGAGAATTCAATTGGGATGAGAGAAAGGAGCAACGGGTTAAGAGGAATGGCATCACCAGACAAAGTGGGTGGTGCTCACGATAAGCGAGGGAGTGCGCACGttaaccaccaccaccaccaaaacgGTAAGAccaataatgatgatgctagcaACCACCAACAGGGTGGGTCTGCATCATCGGAAACTGCGCATGATAGCAAGAAAGGATGTGGTGGGTCGTCATCAGGAAGTGAGGCGGTTCCGATGGTGTGGCCACCGAAGTTTGTGATAGGGTTAACAAacaaggagaaagaagaggatTTCATGGCTATCAAAGGCTCTAAGCTACCTCAACGACCCAAGAAAAGAGCCAAGTTCATTCAACGTACCCTCAAT CTGATAAGTCCAGGGGCATGGCTATGTGATTTGTCCTTGGAGCGATATGAAGTTAGAGAGAAGAAAGTATCCAAGAAG AGACCAAGAGGGCTCAAAGCAATGGGAAACATGGAATCTGACTCGGAGTAG